One Benincasa hispida cultivar B227 chromosome 5, ASM972705v1, whole genome shotgun sequence genomic window carries:
- the LOC120078181 gene encoding monothiol glutaredoxin-S11-like, which translates to MEKVRRLAAENEVLIISKSSCCLCYAVSVLLRDLGVSPMVYELDQDPEGRDMEKALVRLQVCNTPPVPAVFIAGELVGSTNEVMSLHLSGDLNRMLKPYKVVQEN; encoded by the coding sequence ATGGAAAAGGTGAGGAGATTAGCAGCTGAAAATGAAGTGCTGATAATAAGCAAGAGTTCTTGCTGCCTTTGTTATGCAGTGAGTGTTCTTCTAAGGGATCTTGGAGTTAGTCCCATGGTGTATGAGCTTGACCAAGACCCTGAAGGAAGAGACATGGAGAAGGCCCTTGTAAGGCTGCAGGTCTGCAACACGCCGCCCGTTCCTGCCGTCTTCATTGCCGGAGAACTCGTCGGGTCAACCAATGAAGTTATGTCTCTTCACCTAAGTGGAGATCTCAATCGAATGTTGAAGCCATACAAGGTGGTTCAAGAGAACTAA